In the genome of Flavobacteriaceae bacterium YJPT1-3, the window GTCGCTAAAAGAGTTATCACCCCCAAGGTTATTTCGAAGGTCAATAATAAGATTAGCAACATTACTCTTATTAATGTCTAGAAAAGAGGAGTCTATAAATCTTTTAAATTCTTCCTCGTCACCACTAAAATTTCCAGGTTTTAAGTAAGCATATTTACTCAATAACTGCAATTCCCTCTTTTCAGAAAAGATTTCATTTCTCTTCATTTCGTAATCCTCAATGAGATTAATTGATTGAAGTTTATATTTTTTAATACTACCACCTTCCTTAATTCCAACCACAAAATTTTCTTGTTCGCCAAATGCTTGCCAATAAAGTCTAGGAAATGATAAAAGCTCCACTTTGGCGAGTTTTAAATAGTTTCTTTCAGCCGATATTAAAGGATATATTTTTTGCAGTACCTCCTGAATCGTCAAATTATTGATACTGATTATTTCAGTACCCGCCTTTAAGCCGTCTTTGTCTGACCAATTCTTTCGTATAAGTGCTTTACCTTCTTCAAAAGCTATTTCTAAAGGAAAAAGCGTTCCGTGCGAGAGTGCGTATTCACGATATGCAGCAGCAGGGAAAGAGATTTCCGTATGACCATTATTCACTTTTGAAATCACTTTTTGAAAAATCGTTGTTGCTTCTAAAGGCGTTACTGAATCATTCGTCATAGAGTTTCTTATCTGCAGATAATTTTTTGAAAATTCATCTTTTGAAGTGTAGGCATAAAGATCATAATGAGCCTCAATTAGGGAGTTTTTAAGGTAATCTAAATCTTCTAAGATTTCATGGCGTCCAAATTTCCTTGCAGATTGCTGAGCTAATAATGACAATGAAAATAGTGCGAAGAAGTAAATAAAAAAATTGCTGTGACTTTTCATTAGTTGTTAGTGTTGTTTCGTTTAAATACGAGAGACAGCAGAGAATGTTGCAGTTAGTTAAGCAAAACCTTTTTTTTTCGTTAAACAGCCAGGCCCCTGAGACATTATCTAGAATTAAGATAAACTTGAGAAAATCTGCTTAGGTTTATTCTGTTTTCCGTAACCAAGTTTAGGAGCGCAATGATACAGTCGCCATTGCATATCCCCTTCGGCTATCCTATCTTTAAATCATGTCTAACACCAGTCTGATCATTGAAGAGCGTTCCCGCGATATTGGCGACTTCCTCGTAGGTCGGCTGCTACCCTTTCGTAAGAAGCGTATGGTAGGTCCCTTTATCTTTATCGATCATATGGGTCCCACTACTCTTAAACCGGGGCAATGGATGGACGTAGATCAGCATCCACACATCGGGCTTTCTACCCTTACCTTTTTACTGGAAGGTGCGCTTCAACATCAGGACAGCCTGGGTACCAATGTCCGTATCGCACCGGGTTCAGTCAACTGGATGACGGCCGGCCGGGGCGTTACGCATACCGAACGCACTCCGCAGGACATCCGCGAAACGGGTGAACCCCTCGACATGCATGGCTATCAGATCTGGGTGGCCCTGCCCAAAGAAAAAGAACAAATGGAACCGGAATTCCATCATCTGGACGCGGCGGAGCTGCCGCAGTGGGAGGAACGCGGCGCTCAGTACACACTGGTTGCCGGGTCCGCTTTCGCGAAAGCGAGTCCATTGCCGGTTCACTCTCCCCTATTTATGGTAGAGATCGTGGCCACTCAGGACCATACGTTGGATGCCAGTGAGGGATTGGAAGGCGAGATCGGGGTCTGCGTGGTTACCGGATCGGTTGTGGCCTGCGATCAAACCGTGGAAGCGGGCCATCTGTTGGTCAGCAAAACCGAGGATGCCTGCAAGATCACGGTGACCAAAGGCTCCCATATTTTCCTGTTTGGTGGACCTGCCTTTCCGGAAGAGCGCTTCATCCACTGGAACTTTGTTTCTTCCAAAAAGGAGATCATTGAACAGGCGAAAGCCGACTGGAAAGCTAAAAAATTTCCGAAAGTCCCCGATGATTCCACCTATGTTCCCCTTCCGGAACGCCGATAATATTCACTTTAGGAAGAATTGACACGTCCTCGGGAAATTCCTGCCCGGTTGGAAGGGCTTTGCCTTCGCATCTTTGCTTTGTATTTAAAAACAAAACAATCATGCAAAACACCAAACACACCCTGCATCACTTAATGGCTATCTTCCGAACCGGAGCCGGTCGCGTAAAAAATTATGTGTTGCAGGCCACCGACTGTTCCTCTCATGCTCTTCACGATTACTATTGTGATGCAGAACGGCCTTTCATTCCTAAAAATTAATCACACTCAATTTATAAATTAACCGCTACGCAGTAGCACGAAACTTGAATATTATGAACACATTTAATGTACCCACCCGTAACCAGGTCAATTCCACCAACCAAGGCATTTTTGACCAGCTTGAAAAAGCCGTAGGCTTTGTACCCAATCTTTTTGCGACCTATGCCTTAAGTGATAACGCACTTCAGAACTACCTGAATTTATCGAACGCTAAGACCTCACTGAAAGCGAAAGAAAAAGAAGTGGTGAATCTGGCGGTCAGTCAGGTGAACAACTGTATCTATTGTCTTTCGGCCCACACCGCCATTGGAAAAATGAACGGCTTTACTGAGGAGCAGATTTTGGAAATCCGCAGTGGACGTGCCACTTTTGACTCTAAATTAGATGCCTTGGCCCGTCTGGCTAAAAACATCACTGAGAACCGCGGCAAGACTAATGCTGAAATTGTCGATAATTTTTTAAACGCCGGATGGACCCAGGAAAACCTGGTAGACACTATCGTTTTGGTAGGCGATAAAACCATCTCTAACTATCTGCACAACACCACCCGGGTACCGGTCGATTTTCCAGTAGCAGAACCCCTCGAAGCCGAGTTGGTCTAGGCAGTACGTACCTAATGCATTTAAATAACCCGGCTTAAGCCGGGTTATTTAGTTCTTCTCCGTCTCTCCTATATAGGCCGGATCTAATTGTGCTAAACTCTCCCGATAGGAGCGCAACAGTTCTTCTTCTTTATAGACAATATCCGTCATGGAGATATTGATATAGCGCAATATCTTCGTGATCGCCTCTTGATCTTCACTAAAATCCATAGTGATTAGGCCGGAAAGTAAGATCTGTACAAAATCATGGTAATTGTCCTGATAGCTGTAGGTTTGATTTAAGCTCTGTATTTTCTCCAACTCGAGACCATTGATGACCCCAGTTTGAATTCCCGTTTCAAAAGCACTGTTGGCTAATGTTGGCGTATTCACCCCGCGCCAGAATCGCGGTCCGTTCGAGCTCCCATCCCAAGCATTTTGCAAATAGTAGCGCGTACTGTCGCGCAACATGACGTGATACTCCAGGACCTCGTCAATTTTAGATTGATTACTCTTGATCTCAGCGATCATATTCTGAACTAAGAGATCTTCCTGTTTCTGCTGGTCTTTGCTCGCAGACCAGTCTGAGACCAAATACCCTAAAAATACCCCAATGGCTACCGGTACGATCTGAAACAGTAATTCTCCAAATTTATTCTTCATAGAAAACGTCTAATTATTTGATGCTGAATGTCGTGTATAAAGCTTTCGCGAAAGCTTTTTCGGCTATGATTAGCCTAGATTATACTTTTCCGAAACAATGCGCTTCCATTCCGGATGCCGCTTGATGTAGGCCACTACAAAAGGACAAAGGGGAGCCAGTTTCAGTCCGCTGTCTTCCACCATGGGCAACACCGCCTCTACCATAGCAAAGCCATAGCCCTGGCCTTCCAGAGCCGGAGGCACCTCGGTGTGGGTCAGGAAAAAGAGTTCTTTGGTTTTGATGTATTCCAAAAGGATGAGTCGATCGTCCACTTGGGCTTCAAAGCGTTTGCCATCGGCATTATCGGTAACCTTTAATTGCATGGGCAGTTGTATCTTTGGTTAAAAATAAACCATCCGTATGAAATCTTTTCTAGTTGTTCTGATCATCCTACTTACCCTTACTGCTTGTAAAACCGAGCAACAATCTGAAGCCAATAGTGAAACTCCTCCAGCCGAAGAAGCCTGGACGGCAGATTCATTCACGGACAGCATCGCATTGGCGCACGGCTACGATCAATGGAGTAAGGTCCAAGAAATTCGATTTACCTTCAATGTGGATCGCGGAGACAATCATTTTGAGCGTTCCTGGATCTGGCAACCCAAAACCGATGACGTCACCCTGATGTCCGCTCAGGACACGGTCCGTTATAATAGAAAAGACATGGACAGTACCGCCATCGCCACCGATAAAGGCTTTATCAACGACAAATTCTGGCTGCTGGCGCCTTATCAATTAGTCTGGGACGAAAATATAGAGGTCACTGTACAAGACACAGCTACTGCCCCTATGAGCAAGGAAGTCATGACCAAAGTCACCACCGTCTATACCGGTGATGGAGGCTATACGCCGGGTGATGCTTATGATTATTTTATTGATGACGACAAGGTGGTGCGGGAATGGATCTACCGTCGCGGCAACGTTTCCGAATTTTCCATGGTCACCACCTGGGAAGATTATGAAGACCTCAACGGACTCCAGATTTCCAAGACGCATCGCGCTCCTGAAGATGCGGTCAAACTCTATTTTACCGGTATTGAGGTGATGAAGGAGGAATAAAGATCTTTCGAGAGATTCGCCTGGACTTCGATACGTTTGCGTCGGTGACTGAGTGTCCGCCGGTTGGCGGATGTATCGAAGTCCAGGCGCAAACACTCAGTCACCAGGCGAACGTCCAATCATCAGGATTATGTTAACCGATGACTGTGTAGTCAGCGACCTATTTTTTCCTCAACAAAACCAAGCCGATTAGAAAGGCCACGGCACAGGCCATGGCCAACACCGTATAGCTCAATCGCAGACTGGACCAATCAGCCAGAAAGCCCATACTGGCCGGAGCGGCCATAAAGCCTACAAAGCCAAAACCGGCCACAAAAGAGATGCCTTCACTGGAGGAGACCCCCTTGGTTTTTCCGGCCAGACGAAACAATTCTGGGATCACTACTGAAAATCCAAGGCCCACCAATCCAAAGCCCACAAAGCAGAGGATCATCATTCCGGAAAGTATGCCCAGATAGCCTAAAAAGGAGAGCGCACAGCCGGCAATGATGATACGCAGCGAACCAAAGCGGCTGCTGACCGCATCACCAAAAAAGCGACCGGTGGTCATGGTAGCACTAAAGATGACAAAACCCAGTCCGGCCACCCACTCTCGGCTCACCTCCATCACATCTTCCAGATACAGTTTGCTCCATTGCTCAATAGAACCCTCGCTACCCATTACGATCAAGGCGATCAGGGTCAGACCCAACAAGGGTTTAAACAGTGAAAAAATCAATTTTCCTTCGCCTTCCTGCACCGGACTCCAGATGTTCAGGTAGCTTTTGGCCAGCAACAAATTGGTAATGACCACCACGACCGCGGCTCCGGCCATATGATAAAGTGATACGTCTATCTTTTCGATAAACAGGCTGCCTATACCGGCACCTATGACTCCTCCCAGGCTAAAAAAGCCGTGGGCTGCACTCATAAAGTTGATCTCATCTTCCACTTCGATGTCAGAGACCAGAGCGTTCATGGCAATGTCGGTAAAGCTGGAAGCGATACCCGTGATCAGCAGGCTACCGCATAGGAGGTAGTACTCGTTGACACTCACCGGTACCAAAAAAAGTACCGCAAAACTGAGGATCCCGATCAGCGTAGAGCGCCCCACACCTATGGCCTTGATGATGCGGCTGGCAAAAGTGATCGCAAATAGAATCCCCAGTGCATAGCAAAATAGCGCCACTCCCAATTCGCCATCATCAATACCCAATTTCTCTTTGATGCGCGGAATGTGAAGTACCCAGGTCCCCATCATGATATTCAGAGAAGCGAATACCCAGACCGGAGCGAAATAGCGTTTGCGTTGTAAGATGAGTCCGAGGGAGTGCATGGGCGTAAAAAATATCAAATGTAAGCCATTTTGCCAGAGACTCTCGCCGCGCTCCCCGCTATAAATTCGTAATTTTAAGCCATGCCGGAAACTACCTTCTATACGACCGATCGATCCTTTGCGTTGGAGCAGGATGGAGAAGATACTTTAGCTCGCTTTCGCGAAAGCTTCCACCTGCCCAAAGACGCCTCAAGAAATCCCCTTCTTTATTTCTGCGGCAACTCCCTAGGCTTACAACCCAAAACCACCGCTCAGTACATCCAGCAAGAGCTGGACGATTGGGCACGGTTGGGCGTGGAAGGACATTTTGAGGCCCTCAATCCCTGGATGCCTTACCACGAAAGTCTATCCAAGTCCATGGCTAACATCGTAGGTGCTAAACCCCGGGAAGTGGTCGTCATGAACACCCTAACGACTAATTTACACCTGATGATGGTGAGTTTTTACCGCCCTACAGATAAGCGCTTTAAAATCGTAGTGGAAGCGGATGCCTTCCCTTCCGATAAGTATGCGGTACGCTCGCAGATCGAACATCACGGCTATGATGCTGACGACGGACTCCTACTCTGGAAACCGCGAGAAGGGGAAGAACTGTGCCGTATGGAAGATCTCGAAGCGATATTTGAAGCACAAGGAGATCAGATCGCTCTGGTTATGATCGGCACCACCAACTATTACTCCGGTCAGGCATTCCCCATTAAAGAAATCACCCAGTTAGGGCATCGACACGGCGCTAAAGTAGGCTTCGACCTGGCCCACGGGGTGGGGAATATCCAGCCGGATCTACATGCCGCCGGACCTGATTTTGCGGTTTGGTGCTCTTACAAATACCTCAACTCCGGACCCGGTAGTCTGGCCGGATGCTTTGTGCATGAGCGGCATGCCCACGACAAGAATCTGAATCGCTTTGCGGGCTGGTGGGGCCACAACAAAGAAACCCGTTTTAACATGCGCTACGAGTTCGACCCCCTGCCCGGTGCCGAAGGCTGGCAATTGAGCAATCCGCCTATCCTCTCCATGGCGGCGGTGAAGGCTTCATTGGATCTTTTCGCGCAAGCGGGCATGGACAAGCTCCGTCAAAAATCAGTTCAACTCACGGGCTATCTGGAGTATTTGATCCACCAACTCGACAATGACCGTGTTCACATCATCACCCCCGCCGATCCCGAGCAACGCGGCTGCCAACTCTCCATACAAGTGAAAGATGCAGATAGAACACTGCACAACAAGCTGACCGAAGCCGGCGTGATCTCCGACTGGCGGGAACCCGACGTCATCCGCCTCGCTCCGGCTCCCTTTTACACCCGTTTTGTGGATGTATATGACGTAGTGGAACGTTTAAAACAACTGCTCTAGATGTACATCCCTGAACTCTATAAAAATGACGATCAGGAGGAGATACGCGAGTTTCTCAAGGCGAATGCGTTTGGTATTCTGGTCTCTCAACAAAACGGTCGTTCTCTGGCCACCCACATTCCACTCGAACTCATCACAGAGGACGGAACGGACCTACTACACGCCCATATTTCCAAGGAGAATCCGCAATGGCATAATTTTGAGGATGGTATGGAGGTGTTGTGTATCTTTCAAGGTCCCCACAGCTACATTTCCTCCTCCTGGTACGATTTTCCGGAGGTACCCACCTGGAATTATACGGCGGTACATGTGTACGGTACTCTGCGCATGATCAAAGGAAAAAGACTGTACGAGCGGGTACGGATGCTGGTGGATAAATACGAAGCGGCTTCGGCCTGCCCGGTGGTGATGGATGAGCTCCCTAAGGAAGTGTTGCGACAGATGCAGGGTATTGTTGGTTTTGAAATCGACATCACAGAGATCCATGCCGCCAAAAAAATGTCCCAAAACCGAGATGATCACAATCTAAAGAACATTGTGGAGCAGCTTCATCAAAGTGGAGACCCCATGCGACAGCAGGTGGCCGAAACCATGAAGGAAACCCGAAAACAAAATAAAAAGAAAGAATTTTGAACGCTACTATCCTTTAACGCAAGTATAGATGCAGCAAAGCTCCGAAAACCAGCGAAAATGAAATTGGAGCGCGGAGTTTGCAAATCGATTTTCGCTGATGCGAAAAATACCTCGGTAAAGGGGTCTTTTTCTTTGGTTCGTTTCTTTTAGACAAGTAAAAGAAATGAACAAATTAAAGAAAATTGATTACACTTAATTAAACGGCTTCAAGTTGGTGGGTTAGAATTGAAAGGAAATAAATAATATGCTAAAAAAAGATCATATTTTAATCATCGGTGCCGGTCTCTGTGGTTCCCTACTCGCCCTGCGTATGGCGCAGCGGGGCTATCGCATTACTTTGATGGAAAAGCGTCCCGACATGCGAGCCGTCCATCAGGATGCCGGTCGCTCCATCAACCTTGCCTTTTCCGCTCGGGGCATGAAGGGAATTAAACTGGTGGGCCTGGAGAAGGAAGTCACTAAATTATGCATTCCTATGTTGGGCCGTATGATCCACGATCCTCAAGGGAATACGCTGTTTAGTCCCTACAGTGGTCGGCAAGATGAATACATCAACAGCATCAGCAGGACCGATTTGAACATCATGTTGCTCAATGCATTGGAAGCTTTTGACAATGTGGATTTACGCTTTAATCAAAGCTGCAAAAAAGTCGATCTGGAGGCGGCCGGCGCTGCTTTTGAAGACTACAACACCAAAGAACAGGTCACCATTCAAGCCGATGTGATCCTGGGGGCTGACGGGGCGGGTTCAGCCGTGCGTAAAAGCATGTTTAATCACAAGAAATTCCTGTTCAGCTACGCGCAGGACTACCTTACCCACGGCTACAAAGAATTGACCATTCCCCCCACTGCAGACGGTGGCTACCGCACCGAAAAAGGAGCCCTACACATCTGGCCCCGGGGCGAAGACATGCTCATTGCCCTGCCCAACCTGGATGGGAGCTTTACGGTCACCTTATTCTTACCCTACTCCGACAGCGACTACTGCTTTGACAACCTCAACAGCGCAGAGCGGGTAAACGATTACTTTGCAAAGGAGTTCCCGGATGCGCTGGCCTTAATGCCAGACTTAGCTACTGAGTTCTTTGAGAATCCCACCGGCCCCCTGGGGACCATTAAATGCTCCCCCTGGCATGCCTATGGTAAGGTCTGTCTGTTGGGCGATGCCGCCCACGCCATTGTCCCATTTTACGGCCAGGGCATGAATGCCAGTTTTGAAGATGTGGTGGTCTTCGACGGCATTTTAGAGGAATACGAAGGCGACTGGGATCAGGTGTTCGGTCACTATCAAAAAGCCCGCAAAAAAGACACGGATGCTATTGCCGATCTGGCCGTGGATAATTTTCACGAGATGAAAGAACATACGGCCAGTCCATTATTTCAGGCCAAGCGCAAGCTGGAGACAGCCTTCGAAAAGGAGTTCCCTGCCGACTACTACAGCAAGTACAGCCTGGTCACTTTTAAAGGAGATCTCCCGTATGCGGAGGCCATGCGTCGAGGTCGGGCTCAGGACAAGGCTATTCTCAATCTATTGGATGAGGGCGCATTGCCTGATTCGCTTTCGCGAAAGCAACAACTGGATAAAGTCTTAGCAGAAACCGAGGCCATTCTTAACGAAGATGCCTTAATCAATAATCTAAAGTAAAATTAGAAGTATGAAAGGAAAATTGGTAGAAGGAAAAGCCACTCCCCGGGGTGCATATCCACACGTCAAACGCGTTGGCGACTTTATATTCATTTCAGGAACGAGTTCGCGACTGCCGGACAACACCTTTGCCGGAGTACGACAGGTGGATGAAATGGGCAGCATGGAATTGGATGTACGCGAACAAACACGAGCGGTACTGGAGAATATCAAGGATTATCTCGCCACCGAAAATGCCACCCTGGCTGATGTAGTGGATGTCACCTCTTTTTTGGTCAATATGAACGATTTTGCCGGCTACAATGAAGTGTACGCCGAATATTTCAATAAAGAAACCGGACCGGCACGGACGACCGTAGCAGTCCATCAGCTTCCCCATCCCAATCTGGTGGTGGAGATCAAAGCCATGGCGTATAAACCGCTGTGATGGATCTCCAGAACTACATCAATGGCAACTGGCAAGATCCGGCGTTGGATCATTGGCTGGATACTATCGAGCCGGCCACAGGGCAGGTCTACGGGCGTATTCCGGATAGTACTGAGCAGGATGTCGCCCGAGCCGTGGAGGCTGCTCAAGAAGCTTTTCCGAAATGGTCCAATACGCCTGTGGAGAAACGAAGTGCGCTGTTGCTGGCCATTGCTCAGGGCATAGAAGACCGGATGGAAGAATTGGCGCAAGCCGAAAGTCGGGACAACGGCAAACCGCTGCATCTGGCACGTCAGGTGGACATTCCCAGAGCGGCTAGCAACTTTCGATTTTTCGCCCATGCCATCACCCAGTTTTCCAGTGAAAGCCACGAGAGTGTGGGGAGACAAAGCATCAATTTCACCCTGCGTCAACCCCTAGGAGTGGTAGGCTGTATCAGTCCGTGGAACCTCCCCCTCTACCTCTTCACCTGGAAGATCGCTCCGGCCCTGGCGGCAGGCAATTGCGTGGTGGCAAAGCCCAGTGAGGTTACCCCCCTGACGGCCTATCTGCTTTCGCAGATCTGCCAGACCGCCGGCCTGCCGGCGGGCGTGCTCAATATTGTGCACGGTCAGGGGGCAAGTACAGGACAAGCCATTGTGGAGCATCCCGAGATCAAAGCGATCAGTTTTACGGGAGGCACCAGTACCGGAGCCCATATCGCGAGGACAGCCGCCCCGCTGTTTAAAAAATTATCCCTGGAATTGGGGGGCAAAAATCCCAACATCATCTTTGCCGATTGTGATTATGAAGACATGCTCGCGACCACACTGCGCTCCTCCTTTGCTAATCAAGGCCAGATCTGCCTGTGTGGGAGTCGGATCTTCGTAGAGCGCTCCATCTATGCCCAATTCAAAGCTGATTTTGTGGACCGGGTCAAGCAGTTAGTCGTAGGCGACCCCAAAGAAGCAAGCAGCGACCTGGGTGCCGTGGTCTCTCAAGCGCATCGGGATAAAGTACTGAAATACATGGAGCAAGCCGAAAACTATGGTGGGAAGGTGCTCTGTGGTGGGGAGAAAGCCCGGGTTCCGGGTAAGGAAAATGGATTTTATATACAGCCCACCGTGATCGAAGTGGAAAGCAATGATTGCCCACTTAATCAGGAAGAAATCTTTGGACCCCTGGTTACGCTGATGCCTTTCGATACAGAAGAAGAAGTCATTGAGTTTGCTAATGGCGTCCGCTACGGCCTATCGGCAACAGTCTGGACCTCTCATTTGGATCGGGCCATGCGCATGAGCAAAGCTCTTGAGAGTGGTATCGTCTGGATCAACACCTGGATGAATCGGGACCTGCGCACACCCTTTGGAGGCATGAAAGACAGCGGTGTGGGCCGTGAGGGCGGACTCGAAGCCTTGCGCTTCTTTACAGAGGCCAAAAACGTTTGTATACAGTATAAATAACAGCTCGACTCCGCTCGATGTGACATTTTGAAATTTTAGTTAAATGCAAAAACAATGAACTTAGAACTACGTCATAAAAATGCACTAGTCTGCGGCAGTACCGCCGGAATAGGAAAAGCGACGGCACTAATGCTGGCGCAGGAAGGCGCCAATGTAACCTTACTGGCGCGCAATGAAGACAAACTAAAAGCCGTATTGCAGGAACTGGCCACTACCGGGGGACAACAGCATGGCTATGTGGTAGCCGACTTCAATCATCCGGAACAGGTGAAGGAGGCTGTAGAAAAGCGACTGGGCACCATTGGCGCCATCCACATTCTGGTTAACAACACCGGAGGACCGGCAGCGGGACCCGTCTATGAGGCTTCTTTAGATGCTTTCGCGAAAGCGTTCACCCAGCACCTGCAGTGCAATCAAATACTGGCTCAAACCGTGATCCCGGGCATGAAGAAAGCAGGTTACGGTCGCATCATCAATGTGATCTCCACCTCAGTCAAGCAACCCTTAGATGGATTGGGCGTTTCCAATACCATTCGCGGGGCGGTCGCCAATTGGAGCAAGACCCTGGCTAATGAAATGGGCCCATTCGGCATTACGGTCAATAATGTCCTTCCCGGAGCAACCGCCACCGGGCGTCTGGCAGAGATCATTGAAAATAAAGCCAAGAAGAGCGGTGGAAACGAGGAAGAAGTAAGTGCAAAAATGAAATCGAGCGTTCCCGCCCAGCGTTTTGCAGAACCGGAAGAACTCGCTAGTGCCATCAGCTTTCTGGCCAGTGCTCGAGCGGCCTACATCAACGGCATTAACCTACCCGTAGACGGAGGACGCACCAAATGCTTATAATATGAATGCCGCCGGAAAGTCAAATACGGTCTATTTCGCGATGAGCTGGATGTGCGCATTGCTGATGATCCTGCTCGTGATCTTCTACTGGAATCAATTGCCAGAGACCATTCCCACCCACTTCAACGGCCTGGGAGAACCGGATGGTTACGGCCGGAAGTGCACCCTTTTTCTGTTAATCATTATCGGATTGGGTCTGACCGGGATGATGCAGTATTTTCATGGCAATAAGGAACTTTGGCAGATTAAAGCACATCGCCAGGGGGCTAACAATGAACAGAAATTAACGCTTACTCGGGAAATGTTGGCGCAACTTACACTGCTGGTAGCAGCCGTCTTTCTTTACATTGTCTATGGCTCCATTCAAGTGGCCCTGGAGAATTGGGAGGGACTCGGTACTTATTTTCTATTTCTTTTCCTGGGTCTGACCGCTGGGGTTTTGGTGATCTACTTCATTCGACTCTATCGATCCATGTAAACAAATGAGCTGGTCCCAAAGGGCGGCGTGCCTTCCTATTTCGTATTTTTAGCGTATGACAAGAAAACTGCGCATTAATGGCCATTCCCATCTTCTTCCCTACCCGGAAGAAATTCCTCAATTCATGAAGGATAAGGGGATTTTCTGGGTAGACAAAGACCGTAAATTTATGCTCCAAAAGAATTGGAAACGCCCGGTGACCGATTCCAGTTTCTTTTTAGAAGAAAAACTCAACTGGATGGAGCACAACAAGATCGATCATGCGGTCGTCTTGAACTTGTCTCAACTTTATGGAAACGGATTACGGGTGGAAGAAATGAAGCAAGCCCTGCGCTTTCAAAATGATTTTAACGCCCGCATACAGAAAGACCACCCCTCGAAATTCACCACCGGTTTTGTAGTGCATCCCGGCTTTGTACGCGGTGCCCTTTGGGAAATTGAACGCTGTGTAGAAGTACTGGGCATGCAATTGCTTTGTCTGCCCACCCACTACATGGATACCATAGGCACCTGGCGCTGCATTTTTGACGAAGAGAACGAGCCCATCTTTGAGATGGCGAGCAAATACAATCTTGCGGTAGAGATACATCCCTACGATGGTGAAAAATTTATCCTGCTCGAAAATACCAGTTGGCGATTTCACCTCATCTGGATGCTGGCCCAATGTGCAGACGCCTATCACTTCCTGACCCTGAATGGATATCAGGACAAATACCCGGGCATGCGCGTATGCTTCGCCCATGGCGGACAGTTAGCACAGATTAATTTAGGTCGGCGAATCCAAGGCTTTGACGGTCGGCCCGATCTCTTTGAAGGTAAGGTTCATCCC includes:
- a CDS encoding SDR family oxidoreductase, coding for MNLELRHKNALVCGSTAGIGKATALMLAQEGANVTLLARNEDKLKAVLQELATTGGQQHGYVVADFNHPEQVKEAVEKRLGTIGAIHILVNNTGGPAAGPVYEASLDAFAKAFTQHLQCNQILAQTVIPGMKKAGYGRIINVISTSVKQPLDGLGVSNTIRGAVANWSKTLANEMGPFGITVNNVLPGATATGRLAEIIENKAKKSGGNEEEVSAKMKSSVPAQRFAEPEELASAISFLASARAAYINGINLPVDGGRTKCL
- a CDS encoding aldehyde dehydrogenase yields the protein MDLQNYINGNWQDPALDHWLDTIEPATGQVYGRIPDSTEQDVARAVEAAQEAFPKWSNTPVEKRSALLLAIAQGIEDRMEELAQAESRDNGKPLHLARQVDIPRAASNFRFFAHAITQFSSESHESVGRQSINFTLRQPLGVVGCISPWNLPLYLFTWKIAPALAAGNCVVAKPSEVTPLTAYLLSQICQTAGLPAGVLNIVHGQGASTGQAIVEHPEIKAISFTGGTSTGAHIARTAAPLFKKLSLELGGKNPNIIFADCDYEDMLATTLRSSFANQGQICLCGSRIFVERSIYAQFKADFVDRVKQLVVGDPKEASSDLGAVVSQAHRDKVLKYMEQAENYGGKVLCGGEKARVPGKENGFYIQPTVIEVESNDCPLNQEEIFGPLVTLMPFDTEEEVIEFANGVRYGLSATVWTSHLDRAMRMSKALESGIVWINTWMNRDLRTPFGGMKDSGVGREGGLEALRFFTEAKNVCIQYK
- a CDS encoding NAD(P)/FAD-dependent oxidoreductase, yielding MLKKDHILIIGAGLCGSLLALRMAQRGYRITLMEKRPDMRAVHQDAGRSINLAFSARGMKGIKLVGLEKEVTKLCIPMLGRMIHDPQGNTLFSPYSGRQDEYINSISRTDLNIMLLNALEAFDNVDLRFNQSCKKVDLEAAGAAFEDYNTKEQVTIQADVILGADGAGSAVRKSMFNHKKFLFSYAQDYLTHGYKELTIPPTADGGYRTEKGALHIWPRGEDMLIALPNLDGSFTVTLFLPYSDSDYCFDNLNSAERVNDYFAKEFPDALALMPDLATEFFENPTGPLGTIKCSPWHAYGKVCLLGDAAHAIVPFYGQGMNASFEDVVVFDGILEEYEGDWDQVFGHYQKARKKDTDAIADLAVDNFHEMKEHTASPLFQAKRKLETAFEKEFPADYYSKYSLVTFKGDLPYAEAMRRGRAQDKAILNLLDEGALPDSLSRKQQLDKVLAETEAILNEDALINNLK
- a CDS encoding DUF1648 domain-containing protein, producing MNAAGKSNTVYFAMSWMCALLMILLVIFYWNQLPETIPTHFNGLGEPDGYGRKCTLFLLIIIGLGLTGMMQYFHGNKELWQIKAHRQGANNEQKLTLTREMLAQLTLLVAAVFLYIVYGSIQVALENWEGLGTYFLFLFLGLTAGVLVIYFIRLYRSM
- a CDS encoding RidA family protein gives rise to the protein MKGKLVEGKATPRGAYPHVKRVGDFIFISGTSSRLPDNTFAGVRQVDEMGSMELDVREQTRAVLENIKDYLATENATLADVVDVTSFLVNMNDFAGYNEVYAEYFNKETGPARTTVAVHQLPHPNLVVEIKAMAYKPL
- a CDS encoding amidohydrolase family protein is translated as MTRKLRINGHSHLLPYPEEIPQFMKDKGIFWVDKDRKFMLQKNWKRPVTDSSFFLEEKLNWMEHNKIDHAVVLNLSQLYGNGLRVEEMKQALRFQNDFNARIQKDHPSKFTTGFVVHPGFVRGALWEIERCVEVLGMQLLCLPTHYMDTIGTWRCIFDEENEPIFEMASKYNLAVEIHPYDGEKFILLENTSWRFHLIWMLAQCADAYHFLTLNGYQDKYPGMRVCFAHGGQLAQINLGRRIQGFDGRPDLFEGKVHPRKAVAHPNIFFDTLVHDTGSLKLLVENQTAKQVLMGLDDPYPLGEMESAKQSSYPGKILDLAKERGIINDTEYDQIWDDNVVRWLVGNDEAKQQKLRQRILGN